TCAGCTAGTGGCGCACAACAAAAGGTATGTAGGCCGCCCAGCGGCCCCAGAGCAGCGCGTGGGGCTTTCCAGTCCTGGTACTAGCTGGCAGCCGCCACCCTTGAAAGCACCTGGCGGCTTACGGCTTTGAGGGTTTCAAAAACCCCCATGCCAGTGGTGGCTACCGCCTCGAAGATGGGCAGGCGCATCTCGGGGTCAATAACGGCCTGAATCATCTCGAGCGGTAGGGCATCCGGGGCGTCGCGTTTGTTGGCTTGCAGCACGATGGGGATGTCTTCTAGTTTTATGCCGTATTCGGCCAGGTTTTCGCGCAGGTTGCGCATGGACTCGGCATTGGCGCGCAAACGGTTGGGGGCCGAGTCGGCCACGAACACGATGCCGTCCACACCGCGCAGAATTAACTTGCGGCTGGCGTTATAAAAGACCTGG
The Meiothermus cerbereus DSM 11376 genome window above contains:
- a CDS encoding GTP-binding protein; the protein is MSTINFAAREINFKIVYYGPGMSGKTTNLKWVFQQVPQNRKGEMVSLATEDERTLFFDFLPVDLGEVKGFKTRFHLYTVPGQVFYNASRKLILRGVDGIVFVADSAPNRLRANAESMRNLRENLAEYGIKLEDIPIVLQANKRDAPDALPLEMIQAVIDPEMRLPIFEAVATTGMGVFETLKAVSRQVLSRVAAAS